From one Streptomyces sp. NBC_01478 genomic stretch:
- a CDS encoding sulfite oxidase-like oxidoreductase, producing MGQRGVEQSELPPGQRLQRGWPVTHYGPVPKFRPERWEFRVFGATADGDKHCWNHDEFTALPYDSVVADLHCVTKFSMLGAEWGGIPARTILDTAPPAPAVTHVMVWAEYGFSANLRLADFAAEGTIFATHKDGELLTAEHGFPLRLVVPHLYAWKGPKWVRGVEYMTADRRGFWEERGYHNVGDPWREQRYSYQEEPEDGPEL from the coding sequence ATGGGTCAGAGAGGGGTCGAACAGTCCGAGCTGCCGCCCGGCCAGCGACTTCAGCGCGGCTGGCCGGTCACCCACTACGGCCCGGTGCCCAAGTTCCGCCCCGAGCGCTGGGAGTTCAGGGTCTTCGGCGCCACCGCCGACGGCGACAAGCACTGCTGGAACCACGACGAGTTCACAGCTTTGCCCTACGACTCCGTAGTGGCCGATCTGCACTGCGTCACGAAGTTCAGCATGCTCGGCGCCGAATGGGGCGGCATCCCCGCCCGCACGATCCTGGACACCGCCCCGCCCGCACCGGCCGTCACCCATGTCATGGTCTGGGCCGAGTACGGGTTCAGCGCCAACCTCCGCCTCGCCGACTTCGCCGCCGAGGGCACCATCTTCGCCACTCACAAGGACGGCGAACTCCTCACCGCGGAACACGGCTTCCCGCTCCGCCTGGTCGTCCCCCACCTGTACGCCTGGAAGGGCCCGAAGTGGGTCCGGGGCGTCGAGTACATGACGGCGGACCGGCGGGGGTTCTGGGAGGAACGCGGGTATCACAACGTGGGCGATCCCTGGCGGGAGCAGCGGTACTCGTACCAGGAGGAGCCGGAGGACGGCCCGGAGCTGTGA
- the bfr gene encoding bacterioferritin has protein sequence MQGDPEVLEFLNEQLTGELTAINQYWLHYRIQDNNGWTKLAKYTREESIDEMKHADKITERILMLDGLPNYQRLFHVRVGQTVTEMFQADRQVEVEAIDRLKRGIEVMRTKGDITSANIFEDILEDEEHHIDYLDTQLQLIEQLGEALYIAQQIEQPS, from the coding sequence ATGCAGGGCGACCCCGAGGTCCTCGAGTTCCTGAACGAGCAGCTCACCGGTGAGCTGACCGCGATCAACCAGTACTGGCTGCACTACCGCATCCAGGACAACAACGGCTGGACCAAGCTCGCCAAGTACACGCGTGAAGAGTCCATCGACGAGATGAAGCACGCGGACAAGATCACCGAGCGCATCCTGATGCTCGACGGTCTGCCGAACTACCAGCGGCTGTTCCATGTCCGGGTCGGTCAGACGGTCACCGAGATGTTCCAGGCGGACCGGCAGGTGGAGGTCGAGGCGATCGACCGCCTCAAGCGCGGGATCGAGGTGATGCGCACGAAGGGCGACATCACGTCGGCCAACATCTTCGAGGACATCCTCGAGGACGAGGAGCACCACATCGACTACCTCGACACGCAGCTCCAGTTGATCGAGCAGCTCGGCGAGGCGCTCTACATCGCGCAGCAGATCGAGCAGCCCAGCTAG
- a CDS encoding deoxyribonuclease IV encodes MSTQHPSPPSRLPSRNPVGGHVPVAGGLHSVGLSYARELAAETVQVFVANPRGWATPVGNPRQDEEFRAACETESIPAYVHAPYLINFGSHTEATVEKSVESLRHSLRRGREIGALGVVVHTGSATGGRERAVALAQVREHLLPLLDELTHDDDPFLLLESTAGQGSSLCSRTWDFGPYFEALDAHPKLGVCLDTCHIFAAGHDLTGPSGMHQTLDLLVDTVGEGRLKLIHANDSKDVVGAHKDRHENIGSGHIGEDPFRALMTHPATEGVPLIIETPGGKEGHAADVERLKKLRDA; translated from the coding sequence GTGAGCACCCAGCACCCCTCCCCGCCCTCTCGGCTCCCCTCCCGCAACCCCGTCGGCGGCCACGTCCCGGTCGCCGGCGGTCTCCACTCCGTGGGCCTGTCCTACGCCCGTGAGCTGGCCGCCGAGACCGTGCAGGTCTTCGTCGCCAACCCGCGCGGCTGGGCCACACCGGTCGGGAACCCGCGCCAGGACGAGGAGTTCCGCGCGGCCTGCGAGACCGAGTCGATCCCGGCGTACGTGCACGCCCCGTACCTGATCAACTTCGGCTCGCACACCGAGGCCACCGTGGAGAAGTCCGTGGAGTCGCTACGGCACTCGCTGCGGCGGGGACGCGAGATCGGCGCGCTCGGCGTGGTCGTGCACACCGGGAGCGCGACGGGCGGGCGGGAGCGGGCCGTGGCGCTGGCCCAGGTGCGGGAGCATCTGCTGCCGCTGCTGGACGAGTTGACCCACGACGACGACCCGTTCCTGCTCCTGGAATCCACGGCCGGTCAGGGATCCTCGCTCTGTTCGCGGACCTGGGACTTCGGGCCGTACTTCGAGGCGCTGGACGCTCATCCGAAGCTGGGCGTGTGCCTGGACACGTGCCACATCTTCGCCGCCGGGCACGATCTGACCGGCCCGAGCGGGATGCACCAGACCCTCGATCTGCTGGTGGACACGGTCGGCGAGGGGCGGCTGAAACTGATCCATGCCAACGACTCCAAGGACGTCGTCGGCGCCCACAAGGACCGCCACGAGAACATCGGCTCCGGCCATATCGGCGAGGATCCGTTCCGCGCGCTGATGACCCACCCGGCGACCGAGGGCGTGCCTCTGATCATCGAGACGCCCGGCGGCAAGGAGGGGCACGCGGCGGACGTCGAGCGGCTGAAGAAGCTCAGGGACGCCTAG
- a CDS encoding (2Fe-2S)-binding protein: protein MTTFDPAREVTRVYVCNCFGVTEAQVAKHAEGGACTPRQIASACKAGTDCGSCVRRIQALLGRGACPRREAADQGESILAELAGAGMAELEDAA, encoded by the coding sequence ATGACGACCTTCGATCCCGCCCGGGAGGTGACCCGCGTGTACGTCTGCAACTGCTTCGGTGTGACCGAGGCGCAGGTCGCGAAGCACGCGGAGGGCGGTGCCTGCACCCCCCGGCAGATAGCGTCGGCCTGCAAGGCGGGCACCGACTGCGGGTCGTGCGTCCGCCGTATCCAGGCGCTGCTGGGCCGGGGCGCGTGCCCGCGCCGCGAGGCGGCCGACCAGGGCGAGTCGATCCTCGCCGAGCTGGCCGGAGCCGGAATGGCCGAGCTGGAGGACGCGGCCTAG
- the pknB gene encoding Stk1 family PASTA domain-containing Ser/Thr kinase, giving the protein MDTTLHDPLVGQLLDGRYRVDARIAVGGMATVYRAVDTRLDRVLALKVMHPTLAADAHFVDRFIREAKSVARLAHPNVVQVFDQGADRSYVYLAMEYVAGCTLRDVLRERGALQPRAALDILEPVLAALGAAHRAGFVHRDMKPENVLIGDDGRVKVADFGLVRSVDTHTSTTGAVLGTVSYLAPEQIEGSTADPRVDVYACGVVLYEMLTGQKPHDGDSAAIVLYKHLHEDVPPPSALVPGLAYELDELVATATARTPDLRPYDAVALFGMVREARAGLSDEQLDAVPPQALTSEHPNAENRTSVIPRSLTVPRPLPVNEDDGPGDPFNRTSRFESGPPLPPRRREARRPRRGLLAVIAALLLIIGVGTGVWYINSGQFTKVPPLLAKTEAQAKERLEDAGLDVKKVDHAYSDTVKRGTVISTDPVSGARIRNNDSVALTISDGPETVKVPDLTGYALGKAQALLKTDGLAAGMVTKEFSDDVPKNFVISTDPEAGTKRHAGSAIALTVSKGSAVDVPDVTGEDLDDAKSDLQEAGLKVTVSATEVTSEYDAGQVARQTPAGDSQAAEGDTVTLTVSKGPEMVEVPSVVGASVDAATRLLEESGFKVKEDRGLLGLFGDTVKSQSVDAGEQAPKGSTITIEIR; this is encoded by the coding sequence GTGGATACGACCCTTCATGACCCTCTCGTCGGGCAGTTGCTCGACGGCCGCTATCGCGTCGACGCGCGGATCGCCGTCGGCGGGATGGCCACGGTCTACCGGGCCGTGGACACCCGCCTGGACCGGGTTCTCGCGCTCAAGGTGATGCACCCGACGCTGGCGGCCGACGCGCACTTCGTGGACCGGTTCATCCGCGAGGCCAAGTCGGTGGCGAGACTGGCGCACCCGAACGTGGTGCAGGTCTTCGACCAGGGCGCCGACCGGTCGTACGTCTATCTGGCCATGGAGTACGTCGCCGGCTGCACTCTGCGGGACGTGCTGCGCGAGCGCGGGGCGCTGCAGCCGCGGGCCGCGCTGGACATCCTGGAGCCGGTGCTGGCCGCGCTGGGCGCCGCGCACCGGGCCGGGTTCGTGCACCGGGACATGAAGCCGGAGAACGTGCTCATAGGGGACGACGGCCGGGTCAAGGTCGCCGACTTCGGTCTTGTCAGGTCCGTGGACACGCACACCAGCACCACGGGGGCCGTGCTCGGCACGGTGTCGTATCTCGCGCCGGAGCAGATCGAGGGCAGCACCGCCGACCCCCGGGTCGATGTGTACGCGTGCGGTGTCGTCCTCTACGAGATGCTCACCGGCCAGAAGCCGCACGACGGGGACTCCGCCGCGATCGTGCTCTACAAGCACCTGCACGAGGACGTCCCGCCGCCCTCGGCGCTCGTGCCGGGGCTGGCGTACGAGCTGGACGAGCTGGTCGCCACGGCCACCGCGCGCACCCCGGACCTGCGGCCCTACGACGCGGTCGCGCTGTTCGGGATGGTCCGCGAGGCGCGGGCCGGACTGAGCGACGAGCAGTTGGACGCGGTGCCGCCGCAGGCGCTGACCTCGGAGCACCCCAACGCGGAGAACCGTACGAGTGTGATCCCGCGCTCGCTCACCGTGCCGCGTCCGCTGCCCGTCAACGAGGACGACGGGCCCGGTGACCCGTTCAACCGGACCAGCCGGTTCGAGAGCGGGCCGCCGCTGCCGCCCCGGCGGCGCGAGGCGCGGCGCCCCCGGCGCGGGCTGCTGGCGGTGATCGCCGCGCTGCTGCTGATCATCGGGGTCGGCACGGGCGTCTGGTACATCAACTCCGGCCAGTTCACCAAGGTCCCGCCGCTGCTGGCGAAGACCGAGGCCCAGGCGAAGGAGCGGCTGGAGGACGCCGGTCTCGACGTCAAGAAGGTCGACCACGCCTACAGCGACACCGTGAAGCGCGGCACCGTCATCAGCACCGACCCGGTGTCCGGCGCCCGTATCCGGAACAACGACTCCGTGGCCCTGACCATCTCCGACGGCCCGGAGACCGTGAAGGTGCCCGACCTGACGGGCTACGCCCTGGGCAAGGCGCAGGCCCTGCTCAAGACGGACGGGCTGGCGGCCGGCATGGTCACCAAGGAGTTCAGCGACGACGTCCCCAAGAACTTCGTGATCAGCACGGACCCCGAGGCGGGCACCAAGCGCCACGCGGGCTCCGCGATAGCCCTGACCGTCAGCAAGGGCAGCGCGGTCGACGTGCCCGACGTCACCGGTGAGGATCTGGACGACGCGAAGTCGGACCTCCAGGAGGCCGGTCTCAAGGTGACGGTGTCCGCCACCGAGGTCACCTCGGAGTACGACGCGGGCCAGGTCGCCCGGCAGACCCCGGCCGGCGACAGCCAGGCCGCCGAGGGCGACACGGTGACGCTGACGGTGTCCAAAGGCCCGGAGATGGTCGAGGTCCCGAGCGTGGTGGGCGCGAGTGTCGACGCCGCGACGAGGCTCCTGGAGGAGTCCGGCTTCAAGGTCAAGGAGGACCGCGGTCTGCTCGGCCTGTTCGGCGACACCGTGAAGAGCCAGTCCGTGGACGCGGGCGAACAGGCTCCCAAGGGGTCGACGATCACGATCGAGATCCGGTGA